In the genome of Leptospira sanjuanensis, one region contains:
- a CDS encoding class I SAM-dependent methyltransferase, giving the protein MSFRDHFSSHSATYSEYRPGYPKELFVYLKSLVPNGTTVWDCGTGTGQAAVSLGEVFDKVIATDPSANQIASGEPHKNVEYRVCKAEESTLENHEVDLITVAQAFHWFDFEPFYKEAARVGKKNGILAIWGYGLHRITPEIDALVDKLYGQIVGSYWPPERRYVEEKYESIPFPFEEMIPPPFSMKEEWTVKQVLGYLRTWSSVQKYIQKNESDPVSLVETEIAKAWGGVSTRLVEWPLFFKIGRLPG; this is encoded by the coding sequence ATGAGTTTCAGAGATCATTTTTCGTCCCACTCCGCAACTTATTCCGAATACCGACCCGGTTATCCGAAAGAATTATTCGTTTATCTCAAAAGTCTCGTACCAAACGGAACGACCGTTTGGGATTGTGGAACCGGAACGGGACAAGCCGCGGTTTCGTTGGGAGAAGTTTTCGACAAGGTAATCGCGACCGATCCGAGCGCCAATCAGATCGCGAGCGGCGAGCCTCATAAAAACGTGGAATACCGGGTCTGTAAAGCGGAAGAATCCACACTCGAAAATCATGAAGTAGATTTAATCACGGTCGCGCAGGCGTTTCACTGGTTCGATTTCGAGCCGTTTTACAAAGAAGCCGCGCGGGTCGGAAAGAAAAACGGGATTCTCGCGATTTGGGGATACGGACTGCACCGAATCACGCCCGAAATCGACGCGCTCGTAGACAAACTTTACGGCCAGATCGTGGGTTCGTATTGGCCTCCCGAAAGAAGATACGTGGAAGAAAAATACGAATCGATCCCTTTTCCGTTCGAGGAAATGATTCCGCCTCCCTTCAGCATGAAGGAAGAATGGACCGTAAAACAGGTGTTAGGTTATTTGAGAACTTGGTCCAGCGTTCAGAAATACATTCAAAAAAACGAATCCGATCCGGTGTCTCTTGTGGAAACGGAAATCGCCAAGGCTTGGGGCGGCGTTTCGACCAGACTTGTGGAGTGGCCTTTGTTCTTTAAGATCGGAAGGCTTCCGGGTTGA
- a CDS encoding diguanylate cyclase, with product MRNSFRKKIWYVCFYVFLSAQSLFAIDPVTVIRSDFPGKLPLLKSVYFVRDPDSRYLPEQFFSDLQNIPVQEVKNSTFGFGYDPVPYWLVFDVETQETIDQEFTLAFHYPHLDQVDLYYRASNGAKAEFKTGDTLPFLSRPIENRLFLFPLPLGTKGKTRILVRVFTEGALSLSMTLYENKARIRDTKVELAKDSAFFGALAVMAFFNFFLYVGIRERYLLYYSFLILSVLIHQIILPGYAFEWFFQNQPVFINQFHLEAVAMMMIFMALFLSSYLEMKKNSALLNLFLKGSLWVGVALGFLIPIVPGRYLIPFTSLFPLLQMTVIFLISFIRALRGDRKAIIFLTAWFFTLSGGIIFALSRFGFFLKDAPAIPFLQTGIILSVLFLSLALSERMRTIRKEKEEIEEYAGKLEELSYMDPLTRVFNRRYFDEQIRMAWSRATRHHSPLSLLMIDVDFFKQFNDTYGHVEGDRALVRVTREIRASLRRSHDMVTRYGGEEFAVILPDTPIEGAVVVALNILEKVEALEIAHIKSAFAKITVSIGIACSTESEIGTVQDLISISDQNLYQAKSSGRNRIQH from the coding sequence ATGCGAAATTCCTTTCGAAAGAAAATCTGGTATGTTTGTTTCTACGTTTTTCTTTCGGCGCAATCGTTATTTGCGATCGATCCGGTCACGGTCATCCGATCAGACTTTCCCGGAAAGCTCCCGCTTCTGAAATCGGTGTATTTCGTACGCGACCCGGATTCCCGTTATCTTCCCGAACAGTTTTTTTCCGACCTTCAAAACATTCCCGTACAGGAAGTGAAGAACAGTACCTTCGGTTTCGGATACGATCCCGTTCCCTATTGGCTGGTGTTCGACGTGGAAACTCAGGAAACGATCGATCAGGAATTTACGTTAGCGTTTCATTACCCTCATTTGGATCAGGTGGATCTTTATTACCGAGCGTCGAACGGCGCCAAGGCGGAGTTTAAGACGGGAGACACTCTTCCGTTCTTGTCCAGACCGATCGAAAACAGACTTTTTTTATTTCCGCTTCCCCTGGGAACCAAAGGCAAGACGAGAATTCTCGTTCGTGTTTTTACGGAAGGCGCTTTGAGTCTTTCGATGACCCTTTACGAAAACAAAGCCAGAATCCGAGACACGAAAGTCGAACTCGCGAAAGATTCCGCGTTTTTCGGAGCGCTGGCAGTGATGGCTTTTTTCAACTTCTTCCTTTACGTGGGGATTAGGGAGCGATATTTATTATATTATTCTTTTCTAATTCTATCGGTCCTGATTCATCAGATTATTCTTCCGGGTTACGCCTTCGAATGGTTCTTTCAGAATCAGCCGGTCTTCATCAATCAATTCCACTTGGAAGCCGTTGCGATGATGATGATCTTTATGGCCTTGTTTCTTTCCTCGTATTTGGAAATGAAAAAAAACTCGGCCCTGCTCAACCTATTTCTAAAAGGATCTCTTTGGGTCGGAGTCGCGCTCGGGTTTCTGATTCCCATCGTACCGGGACGGTATTTGATCCCGTTCACTTCTTTGTTTCCATTGTTGCAGATGACAGTGATCTTTCTGATTTCGTTTATTCGAGCTTTAAGAGGAGATCGGAAGGCGATCATCTTTTTAACGGCTTGGTTCTTTACTCTTTCGGGAGGAATCATCTTCGCGCTGAGCCGATTCGGATTCTTTCTCAAGGACGCACCGGCGATTCCTTTTTTACAAACCGGAATCATTCTGAGCGTATTGTTTTTATCCCTTGCGCTTTCGGAACGAATGAGGACGATTCGGAAAGAAAAAGAAGAAATCGAGGAATATGCGGGAAAACTCGAAGAACTTTCCTACATGGATCCGTTGACGAGAGTCTTCAACCGAAGATATTTCGACGAACAGATCCGCATGGCTTGGAGCCGGGCAACCAGACATCATTCTCCGCTTTCGCTTTTGATGATCGACGTGGACTTTTTTAAACAGTTCAACGATACGTACGGTCACGTCGAAGGGGACCGCGCACTCGTCCGCGTTACTAGGGAAATCCGCGCGAGCCTCAGAAGATCGCACGATATGGTTACTCGATACGGAGGGGAAGAATTCGCCGTCATTCTTCCCGACACGCCGATCGAAGGTGCGGTCGTTGTCGCATTAAATATTTTGGAAAAGGTCGAAGCTTTGGAGATCGCTCATATCAAAAGCGCTTTTGCCAAGATAACGGTTTCGATCGGAATCGCCTGTAGTACCGAATCGGAGATCGGGACGGTGCAGGATTTGATTTCGATTTCCGATCAGAACCTCTACCAAGCCAAAAGTTCGGGAAGAAATCGCATTCAACACTGA
- a CDS encoding LEA type 2 family protein, with the protein MKSKITLLPFFFLLPILAGCAELQTLKGKIKTPEISFEKVEIAEITLEDIKLVIQSEVRNPYPISLPASGLELDVKIEGTQFSKVKLALDSIQGSSKKNLPIEVKLKYADLAALYKKVPGKKELLVRVEGEASLPIPSKYAALAGADALKFPFQDERLIPAVLPNIEIKNFKIIKPDVAKITESANSAELAKKAVSFLDALLSPKAKKSPGSALNAGLEALDISIDTEFDLVLNNKAASDLRFQDLNFELFLENDKFLTGSPVNIANNGKESILTIRTSFPLKSVSNSIANAVTKRSSSFRLMGKAAVVCPGVSSDSIGFGFIKEGNFRW; encoded by the coding sequence TTGAAATCAAAAATAACCCTTCTCCCGTTCTTCTTTCTTTTGCCGATTCTCGCGGGTTGTGCGGAATTGCAGACCTTGAAAGGAAAGATCAAAACTCCCGAAATCTCCTTTGAAAAGGTGGAGATCGCGGAAATCACTTTGGAAGACATCAAACTCGTGATTCAATCCGAAGTTCGAAACCCATATCCGATTTCTCTTCCCGCTTCCGGTCTCGAATTGGATGTGAAGATCGAAGGAACGCAGTTCAGTAAGGTGAAACTCGCACTCGATTCCATCCAAGGTTCTTCCAAAAAAAATCTTCCGATCGAAGTGAAGTTGAAATACGCGGACCTCGCCGCCTTGTATAAGAAAGTTCCCGGTAAAAAAGAACTTCTGGTCCGAGTGGAAGGCGAAGCGTCTCTTCCGATTCCTTCCAAATATGCCGCATTAGCGGGGGCAGACGCGTTGAAGTTTCCGTTTCAAGACGAACGATTGATCCCCGCCGTTCTTCCCAACATCGAAATCAAAAACTTTAAGATCATCAAACCGGACGTTGCAAAGATTACGGAATCTGCAAATAGTGCCGAACTCGCGAAGAAGGCGGTTTCATTTTTGGACGCTCTTCTTTCTCCAAAAGCGAAGAAGTCTCCCGGCTCCGCTTTAAACGCCGGATTGGAAGCGTTGGATATTTCCATCGATACCGAGTTCGATCTCGTATTGAACAACAAGGCGGCTTCCGATCTTCGCTTTCAGGATCTGAACTTCGAACTCTTTCTGGAAAACGATAAGTTCTTAACGGGTTCTCCGGTGAATATCGCCAACAACGGTAAGGAATCGATTCTTACGATTCGTACAAGCTTTCCTTTGAAGTCCGTATCCAATTCAATAGCAAACGCGGTTACGAAACGGAGTTCTTCTTTTCGTTTAATGGGAAAAGCCGCAGTTGTATGTCCGGGAGTTTCAAGTGATTCGATCGGCTTCGGATTTATAAAAGAGGGTAACTTTCGCTGGTAA
- a CDS encoding tetratricopeptide repeat protein, translated as MLPFHLGLQLGSIFIFCLSITQFSSCSSEQEKTPERLPPQKITPNPFQQGNSKLKNGEFLDAIEFYSRDLDINPNNPASLNNRGIAKSKSGDEAGAISDYTQAIERQENYAIAYNNRGFAKIKLSDYPGAIRDFSTALRLKPNYANAWNNRAVAYWAIKDRQNACEDWNKAEAIGHGEAAKSYLKFCN; from the coding sequence ATGCTCCCTTTTCATCTTGGGCTTCAACTCGGCTCGATTTTTATTTTTTGTCTCAGCATTACCCAGTTTTCTTCCTGTTCATCCGAACAGGAGAAAACTCCGGAGCGGCTTCCTCCGCAAAAAATCACTCCGAATCCTTTCCAACAGGGGAATTCCAAACTCAAAAACGGAGAATTCCTGGACGCAATCGAGTTCTATTCCAGGGATTTGGATATAAATCCGAATAATCCAGCTTCGCTTAACAACAGAGGAATCGCCAAAAGCAAGTCCGGTGACGAAGCGGGCGCGATTTCCGATTATACGCAAGCCATAGAACGCCAGGAAAACTATGCGATCGCTTACAACAACCGCGGTTTTGCAAAGATCAAACTTTCCGATTACCCGGGCGCGATTCGGGATTTTTCAACGGCGCTTCGCCTGAAACCGAATTACGCAAACGCATGGAACAATCGCGCCGTGGCTTACTGGGCGATCAAGGATCGGCAAAACGCCTGCGAAGATTGGAACAAGGCCGAGGCGATCGGTCACGGGGAAGCCGCAAAGTCTTATCTTAAATTCTGCAATTAG
- a CDS encoding LB099 family protein — MEIYEKEKRKLLAASTPEQYIELSIKSKLTGPKKSSITSEWLTSTGYTIDDIKYARNRHPFWRKKRNQGSYERNSKRLEQHNYYRTDQKIVWDKDKLAKFFDLNSKGLTDHELARSFKTSIPAVNHIRRKFRFASQLLELERQKPAKGGILKLCSHSESVLKRLIKEKEGK, encoded by the coding sequence ATGGAAATCTACGAAAAAGAAAAACGGAAACTATTAGCAGCATCGACACCGGAGCAGTACATCGAGTTATCGATTAAATCGAAACTGACTGGACCAAAAAAATCCAGCATCACTTCGGAATGGTTAACATCCACCGGTTACACGATCGATGACATCAAGTATGCAAGAAACCGACACCCCTTCTGGAGAAAGAAGAGGAACCAAGGTTCTTACGAACGCAACAGCAAACGTCTGGAACAACACAACTACTACCGAACCGATCAAAAGATCGTTTGGGATAAGGATAAGCTTGCAAAGTTCTTCGACCTCAACTCGAAAGGTTTAACCGATCACGAGTTGGCGAGAAGTTTCAAAACTTCCATCCCGGCGGTAAATCATATTCGCAGAAAGTTTCGATTTGCGTCGCAGCTTCTCGAACTCGAGAGACAAAAACCGGCTAAGGGCGGAATTCTGAAACTCTGCTCTCACAGCGAATCGGTCTTAAAGAGATTGATCAAGGAGAAGGAAGGAAAATAA
- a CDS encoding adenylate/guanylate cyclase domain-containing protein has translation MRKRFAFLVDIKNLFYLGIRAKLALFTGALIALTVMILSAIDVHQQTAILTQSYEKEAAISRHYIGGLVLELENISSSLIRVESFRERVKRQSQALRKYRTKVVTQQAKEVSFFGFKTKLFGVLGKEKKSSIKDTYYSVYLSKADIEELEKRTKSLLKDPNGLAVSDATYSKLKNMAHQIAVLEADLNEQKQRWDELHSQEKTTEREKQDLERGMDNLKNGIEKTRSSLDHSILEIALPKQHRKIEELGLNMSQYRIQTFPVISNQIKENLTPSFDTKIFKPDVSINSNIFLHDIDANLKDSIAKILSLDFTQDTDRNSYTIGKMELQTLYSPIFRNQNSTERATRLREELHDFAVHYLQQDAAFATQIRDLVIPLRKRIQELKEKKPPIPPFKDKSFNDLYARYAKLIQDRNAAFERFRDEHSEDKKDLVEAAQKLKILKSKHPNPAAKSYPIQSEADVLIDALGELRNAGLEDLIVLRFSQTSGDYQDYLRNPKEQDLSKERWEAIREWIYSGKSETPTPQLKKLVPHGIIANSRGEAEEILWNLDSKPLLADSGDEVSSLILSANLSGISRTLVDRTEGLEMIQKNKNSAIGMAMLICSAAIVLAILISGFVVQKIKRIIFHAREVGQGNLEVQFEQGGKDELGTLTVALNSMVTGLKEREKIKNILGTMIDPVVVSEAMVDLAALKRGSEKRITAFFSDVAGFSNISEKLTSVELASLLNEYLSAMTLILKKHEGVLDKYIGDAIVGIFNAPVEVDKHCLKAARASVEMIETLEALRQDWKAKKAYIPEAQEMQIRIGLNTGLAKVGFMGTDSISAYTMMGDMVNLAARLEAAGKDYGVSILVSESVQHEIKDEFFTRLLDVVRVKGKNEPVRLYELIGKPDNVSERLEASVLEFTKGFEAYLNREWSLAQELLESSQITRGSKDKAAVLLIDRCEEYKHNPPEKAWDGVYTRTHK, from the coding sequence TTGAGAAAACGTTTCGCGTTTCTCGTCGATATAAAAAATCTTTTTTATCTGGGAATCCGAGCCAAGCTCGCGCTGTTTACCGGCGCTTTGATAGCTTTGACCGTGATGATTCTTTCCGCGATCGACGTTCATCAACAAACCGCGATTCTTACCCAAAGCTACGAAAAAGAAGCCGCGATTTCAAGACATTACATCGGCGGCCTTGTTCTCGAACTGGAAAACATCTCCAGCAGTTTGATTCGGGTGGAATCCTTCCGGGAACGAGTCAAACGTCAAAGTCAGGCGTTGCGCAAATACAGAACGAAAGTCGTCACTCAACAAGCGAAGGAAGTCAGTTTTTTCGGATTCAAAACCAAACTCTTCGGAGTTTTGGGCAAAGAGAAAAAGTCCTCGATCAAGGACACGTATTATTCCGTTTATCTTTCCAAAGCCGATATCGAAGAACTCGAAAAGAGAACCAAATCGTTGTTAAAGGATCCGAACGGTCTTGCGGTTTCGGACGCGACGTATTCCAAACTCAAAAACATGGCGCATCAGATCGCCGTTTTGGAAGCGGATCTGAACGAACAAAAACAAAGGTGGGACGAACTGCATTCTCAGGAGAAAACCACCGAGCGCGAAAAACAGGATCTTGAACGCGGAATGGACAATCTTAAAAACGGAATCGAGAAGACAAGATCGAGTCTGGATCATTCCATCTTGGAAATCGCGCTTCCCAAACAACATAGAAAGATCGAAGAACTCGGTTTGAACATGTCGCAATATCGGATTCAAACCTTTCCCGTGATTTCCAATCAGATCAAGGAAAACCTCACTCCTTCCTTCGATACGAAGATCTTCAAGCCGGACGTTTCGATCAACTCGAACATCTTTCTGCACGATATCGATGCGAACTTAAAGGATTCGATCGCGAAAATTCTTTCCTTGGATTTTACGCAGGATACGGATCGAAACTCTTATACGATCGGGAAGATGGAACTGCAGACCCTTTATTCTCCGATTTTTAGAAATCAAAATTCCACCGAAAGAGCGACCCGTCTTCGGGAAGAATTGCACGACTTCGCGGTGCATTATCTGCAACAGGACGCCGCATTCGCGACGCAGATCCGCGACCTCGTAATTCCTTTGAGAAAAAGAATTCAGGAGTTGAAGGAGAAAAAACCGCCGATTCCTCCGTTTAAGGACAAATCGTTCAACGATCTTTATGCGCGTTATGCGAAACTGATTCAGGATCGGAACGCGGCGTTTGAAAGGTTCCGCGACGAGCATTCGGAAGATAAGAAGGACTTAGTGGAAGCCGCCCAGAAGCTCAAGATCCTTAAAAGCAAACATCCGAATCCCGCGGCGAAATCCTATCCCATCCAAAGTGAAGCCGACGTTCTTATCGACGCGTTAGGCGAGCTTAGGAACGCGGGATTGGAAGATCTCATCGTTTTACGGTTTAGTCAAACCTCGGGCGATTATCAGGATTATCTCCGCAATCCGAAAGAGCAGGATCTTTCGAAAGAACGATGGGAAGCGATTCGCGAATGGATTTATTCCGGTAAAAGCGAAACACCGACTCCTCAACTGAAAAAATTGGTCCCGCACGGAATCATCGCGAATTCGAGGGGAGAAGCGGAGGAAATTCTTTGGAACCTCGATTCCAAACCGCTTCTTGCCGATTCGGGCGACGAGGTCAGCTCTTTGATTCTTTCCGCAAATCTTTCCGGTATTTCCAGAACCCTCGTCGATCGGACGGAAGGATTGGAAATGATTCAGAAGAACAAGAATTCCGCGATCGGAATGGCGATGCTTATCTGTTCCGCGGCGATCGTTCTTGCGATCTTGATTTCCGGTTTCGTCGTTCAAAAAATCAAACGTATCATCTTTCACGCGAGAGAAGTCGGCCAGGGGAATCTGGAAGTTCAGTTCGAACAAGGCGGCAAGGACGAATTGGGAACCTTGACCGTGGCCTTGAACTCGATGGTGACGGGCTTGAAGGAACGCGAGAAGATCAAGAATATTCTCGGGACGATGATCGATCCCGTTGTCGTCAGCGAAGCGATGGTCGATCTCGCGGCTCTCAAACGAGGCAGCGAAAAACGTATTACGGCCTTCTTTTCGGACGTGGCCGGCTTTTCGAATATTAGCGAAAAATTAACTTCCGTCGAATTAGCGTCTTTGTTAAACGAATATCTTTCCGCGATGACGCTGATCCTTAAAAAACACGAAGGTGTTTTGGATAAATACATCGGAGACGCGATCGTGGGAATCTTCAACGCGCCCGTGGAAGTGGACAAACACTGTCTCAAAGCGGCGCGCGCTTCCGTCGAGATGATCGAAACTCTGGAAGCTCTTCGGCAGGATTGGAAGGCCAAAAAGGCTTATATCCCCGAGGCACAGGAGATGCAGATCAGAATCGGCCTCAATACGGGTCTTGCGAAAGTGGGCTTTATGGGAACGGATTCGATTTCGGCGTATACGATGATGGGCGACATGGTCAATCTCGCCGCGCGATTGGAAGCCGCAGGAAAAGACTACGGAGTCAGCATTCTCGTGAGCGAATCGGTGCAGCACGAAATCAAAGACGAGTTTTTTACGAGGCTTCTCGACGTGGTTCGCGTCAAAGGAAAGAACGAACCGGTCCGCCTTTACGAATTGATCGGAAAACCGGATAACGTGTCCGAAAGACTCGAAGCGTCCGTGCTCGAATTTACGAAAGGATTCGAAGCGTATCTCAATCGGGAATGGTCTCTCGCGCAGGAACTTCTAGAAAGTTCGCAGATCACAAGAGGAAGCAAGGATAAGGCCGCGGTTCTTCTCATCGATCGCTGCGAGGAATACAAACACAATCCGCCCGAAAAAGCCTGGGACGGAGTTTATACGAGAACTCATAAATGA
- the chrA gene encoding chromate efflux transporter: MIPSFGEAVRFWFRLGWLSFGGPAGQISLMHKTLVEEKQWISEDKFSHALNYCMLLPGPEAQQLATYLGWMMHGTKGGIFAGLLFILPSILIFIGISIFYYTYGSVSYAISFLNGIKPAILAIIILTFGKMVRKNLQSNGQKLCFVLTAAAILFFGVSYPILLLFAGVLGTIAFSSRKRGSDKNVDALDANLPNAADDSSIQGIDLQTAFDDKRIYTSEILKNLSRAASIGLILWILPVLGILFFLKTEFAFWKELIVFFTKTAFVTFGGAYAILPTVADFATRQAGLIRTNEMIDGLAFGESTPGPLVMVLTFIGFLAGAHRFGTIGAGVFGLLLTAYYTFLPSFLLILGGAALVEKTKESEFFRIVLSYVTACVCGVIFYLAVFFAHSILFKTGTDWGSWFHNPLPQTNWLPLLWTIFGVFFLIRKKEYSIFWIFFSGVVFLAAETFLHL; the protein is encoded by the coding sequence TTGATCCCTTCTTTCGGAGAGGCCGTTCGTTTCTGGTTTCGCCTCGGTTGGTTGAGTTTCGGCGGTCCCGCCGGACAAATCAGCCTGATGCACAAAACTCTTGTCGAGGAAAAACAATGGATTTCGGAGGATAAGTTTTCCCACGCTCTCAACTATTGTATGTTGCTTCCCGGTCCGGAAGCTCAACAACTTGCGACCTATCTCGGTTGGATGATGCACGGGACCAAAGGAGGAATTTTTGCGGGTCTTTTGTTTATTCTTCCTTCGATTTTGATCTTTATCGGCATTAGTATATTCTATTATACGTATGGTTCCGTTTCATACGCAATTTCGTTTTTAAACGGAATCAAACCCGCGATCCTTGCGATCATCATTTTGACCTTTGGAAAGATGGTTCGGAAAAATTTGCAGTCGAACGGACAGAAACTTTGTTTCGTTTTGACCGCCGCTGCGATTTTATTTTTCGGCGTATCGTATCCGATTCTTCTTTTGTTTGCGGGCGTTTTGGGAACGATTGCGTTTTCTAGCCGAAAACGCGGTTCGGATAAAAACGTCGATGCGCTGGATGCGAATCTTCCGAACGCGGCCGACGATTCTTCTATCCAAGGGATCGATTTACAAACGGCCTTTGACGATAAACGAATTTATACTTCGGAGATTCTAAAAAACTTAAGTCGAGCCGCCAGCATCGGATTGATTCTTTGGATTTTACCGGTTCTCGGAATTTTATTCTTTCTCAAAACCGAATTTGCGTTTTGGAAAGAATTGATCGTATTCTTCACGAAGACCGCCTTTGTGACGTTCGGCGGAGCATACGCGATTCTCCCTACGGTTGCGGATTTCGCGACGAGACAAGCGGGGTTGATTCGCACAAACGAAATGATCGACGGACTTGCCTTCGGAGAAAGCACACCCGGACCCCTTGTGATGGTATTGACGTTTATCGGATTTTTAGCGGGGGCGCATCGATTTGGTACGATCGGTGCGGGAGTGTTCGGACTTTTGCTTACCGCATATTACACGTTTCTTCCTTCGTTTCTTTTGATCTTAGGCGGAGCTGCCCTTGTCGAAAAAACCAAGGAATCCGAATTCTTTCGGATCGTATTGAGTTATGTTACCGCGTGCGTCTGCGGAGTCATCTTTTATTTGGCGGTTTTTTTCGCGCATTCGATCCTTTTTAAGACGGGAACAGACTGGGGATCCTGGTTTCACAATCCCCTCCCGCAGACGAATTGGTTGCCCTTGCTCTGGACGATATTCGGCGTATTCTTCTTAATTCGTAAAAAAGAATATTCTATTTTTTGGATATTCTTCAGCGGGGTTGTCTTTTTGGCCGCGGAAACGTTCCTTCATTTATGA
- a CDS encoding polysaccharide deacetylase family protein — protein MQTTKIISKKTLTRFSSQLTFAVLSFTASSILIASPVDDFLNPEKKRKTSASSPKKEIPAKTDAASSGNEDAIPETVSKKNRKEKTESTETLAGDSDAEGKTSRKKSKNSNVKNKKEEKSKEQNVSTSKKKKYEDALPTVKDDTPSTPSYSTQGVESVSGGGVPVLCYHHLAAEGGPMGGYNLHPNLLEEQFKFLKAAGYKTVRLDQFYAYINGKKPSDFPDKPILLTFDDGSKTHLEVLVPLLKKYGFTASVFIYPSIISSGKKYYMTWEQLNSALDSGVLDLGSHTLYHPKLPTMSRTLIRKQLLESKEILEKKTGRKVVDLAYPFGLFDPRVIEEAKAIGYRMAFTVNPGKNVPGVPVYNVHRSLVPWGQSQSAFNSILTMAPPPKISISILDGAWVKTGQEFKIHLEGVQPESVSIKIKSKNVIADSQAPDYTVRIPDFARKSTFLPLMVQAKTKDGKQIQYQYLFINQKEFKKHPDGSF, from the coding sequence ATGCAAACTACAAAAATTATTTCCAAAAAAACACTTACTCGATTTTCTTCCCAGCTGACCTTTGCCGTTCTTTCGTTTACGGCGTCTTCCATTCTGATCGCGTCTCCCGTGGACGACTTCCTCAATCCGGAGAAAAAAAGAAAGACCTCCGCTTCTTCTCCTAAAAAAGAAATACCCGCTAAGACCGACGCGGCTTCTTCCGGAAACGAAGACGCAATTCCCGAAACCGTTTCCAAAAAGAATCGGAAGGAAAAAACGGAATCCACCGAAACTTTAGCAGGCGATTCCGATGCGGAAGGAAAGACTTCGCGTAAAAAATCAAAGAATTCTAATGTAAAAAATAAGAAAGAGGAGAAGTCGAAGGAACAAAACGTTTCGACTTCTAAAAAGAAAAAATACGAGGACGCGCTTCCTACCGTTAAGGACGATACCCCTTCCACTCCTTCTTATTCCACACAAGGAGTGGAATCGGTTTCCGGCGGCGGAGTTCCGGTTCTTTGTTATCATCACTTGGCTGCCGAAGGCGGTCCTATGGGAGGTTATAACCTTCATCCGAATCTTTTGGAAGAACAGTTTAAGTTCTTGAAAGCCGCGGGTTATAAAACCGTTCGACTGGATCAGTTCTACGCGTATATCAACGGAAAAAAACCTTCGGACTTTCCGGACAAACCGATTCTTCTTACCTTCGACGACGGTTCCAAAACGCATCTCGAAGTTCTCGTCCCTTTGTTGAAGAAATACGGATTTACCGCTTCGGTCTTTATTTATCCTTCCATCATTTCTTCGGGGAAGAAGTATTACATGACCTGGGAACAACTGAACAGCGCTCTCGACAGCGGAGTGTTGGATTTGGGTTCCCATACATTATATCATCCTAAATTACCTACGATGAGCAGAACCTTGATCCGCAAACAACTCTTGGAATCCAAAGAGATTTTGGAAAAGAAAACCGGAAGAAAGGTGGTGGATCTTGCGTATCCGTTCGGGCTTTTCGATCCGAGAGTGATCGAAGAAGCGAAGGCCATCGGTTATAGAATGGCGTTTACCGTAAATCCGGGGAAGAACGTTCCGGGCGTTCCGGTTTACAACGTGCATCGATCCTTGGTTCCTTGGGGACAATCCCAATCCGCGTTCAATTCGATCCTCACTATGGCCCCTCCCCCTAAAATTTCGATTTCGATTTTGGACGGCGCTTGGGTGAAGACCGGTCAGGAATTTAAGATTCATTTGGAAGGAGTTCAACCCGAATCCGTAAGTATCAAGATCAAAAGCAAGAACGTGATTGCGGACAGTCAGGCTCCGGATTATACGGTGCGGATTCCGGATTTTGCGCGGAAATCCACTTTTCTTCCGTTGATGGTCCAGGCCAAAACGAAGGATGGAAAGCAGATTCAATATCAATATCTTTTTATCAATCAGAAAGAGTTTAAAAAACACCCGGACGGAAGCTTCTAA